GTTCCAGCGTTTATTACCGCCGTGATGATGCCGTTCAGCTTCTCGATTACCGAAGGTATCGCACTGGGCTTTATCTCCTACTGCGTGATGAAAATCGGTACCGGACGTCTGCGTGATCTAAGCCCGTGCGTAATCATCGTTGCGCTGCTGTTTATCCTGAAGATTGTATTTATCGACGCTCACTAAAACCGATAGTTCGTTAAAAAAACCCGCCACGCGCTACCGCAGGCGGGTTTTTTATTTAGCGTTTTACCCTTTGAATAAACTCGCTAAATGCGGTCAATTGTCCGGTCAGGTGATCCAGCGTTCCCTGATCAATCACTTCTCCGGTTTGCGGATCAACCTTGTTCTGAATCACGCCGCCCATAAATTCCGGCCTGTTCATCACCATTGCATCGAGAAAAACCAGAATCTGGCGCAGGTGATACTGACAGCGCGCGCCGCCAATCACACCCATTGAGCTGGTCTGAATCAACACCGGTTTACCGGCCAGCGGTTGATCCGGCAGGCGGGAAAGCCAGTCGATGGCATTTTTCAGCCCGCCCGGTACCGAGTAGTTATATTCCGGCGTGACGATCACCACACCGTCAGCCTGACGGATCTGCTCCGCCATAGCTTCTACCGTTGCGGGAAAACCTTCT
The nucleotide sequence above comes from Escherichia coli. Encoded proteins:
- the yieF gene encoding class I chromate reductase YieF, producing the protein MSEKLKVVTLLGSLRKGSFNGMVARTLPKIAPASMEINALPSIADIPLYDADVQQEEGFPATVEAMAEQIRQADGVVIVTPEYNYSVPGGLKNAIDWLSRLPDQPLAGKPVLIQTSSMGVIGGARCQYHLRQILVFLDAMVMNRPEFMGGVIQNKVDPQTGEVIDQGTLDHLTGQLTAFSEFIQRVKR